One genomic region from Anthonomus grandis grandis chromosome 1, icAntGran1.3, whole genome shotgun sequence encodes:
- the LOC126744628 gene encoding AP-1 complex subunit sigma-2-like, with the protein MIQFFILFSHQGKLRLQKWYVSYSDKLKKTVTREVTTNILRRNSKMCNFFEWTDIKIVYRRYANLYFCCGIEQNDNELLTLEIIHRYVEILDSYFGSVCELDVIFNFEKAYFLLDELLLAGEIQETSKNKVLDIVGIQDLFQEKETPQGVFNDNGLG; encoded by the coding sequence atgatacaattttttatattattcagcCATCAAGGAAAATTAAGGCTTCAAAAATGGTATGTCTCTTATTCagacaaattaaagaaaacagtTACTAGAGAAGTAACAACTAATATTCTAAGAAGAAATTCTaaaatgtgcaattttttcGAATGGACTGATATAAAAATCGTCTACAGGCGGTACGCAAATCTATACTTTTGTTGCGGCATCGAACAAAACGACAACGAACTACTTACCCTAGAAATTATCCATAGGTACGTTGAAATCTTAGACAGTTATTTCGGGAGCGTATGTGAACTGgacgtaatttttaattttgagaaagCTTATTTTCTTCTGGATGAGCTTTTGCTAGCAGGAGAAATTCAAGAAACCAGTAAAAATAAAGTGTTGGATATTGTGGGAATTCAAGATCTATTTCAAGAGAAGGAGACACCTCAAGGAGTTTTTAATGATAATGGACTTGGttag